The following coding sequences lie in one Pirellulales bacterium genomic window:
- a CDS encoding NADH-quinone oxidoreductase subunit N yields the protein MTAETINYLLPEIVLIAAATAIYVLGAFVPARGLWSALAAGAMLLAALLLARGGVASTSGAVATDLLAQYGRWLGLGSGLLLVMMGARQSAPGYGSEMTGSLVLATSGLMLAAVGNDLVLLFLGLEMISIPTYVLLYLGRPGDRGKEAAAKYFFLSILSSAVLLYGFSWLYGMGGATQLPVIQAALLSHSPDVGLARLGPLALVLLFMGLGFKMAAAPFQFYAPDVYQGTSHGNAALLSVLPKAAGLIVLVRLVAVAMPGQERTAWHLAMALGALSMTVGNLLAVWQTHVRRLMAYSSIAHIGYMLVGVAAGFAATQSPQAGGSDGLGAMLFYLATYALATIGTFAALAYLGSRERPIETLDDLAGLGWKYPIVGLSMGIFMFSLAGIPIFAGFWGKLTVFFAALRVAEAPGDAALRGWFLALVVLGALNAAVGAFYYLRVIGAMVFREPATERSAGGGLAAWGAAVACAALVLAIGILPGPLLRESQKAANLGTPRPAGTVVAGAVATVAERAR from the coding sequence GTGACCGCTGAGACCATCAACTATTTGCTGCCCGAGATCGTGCTGATCGCCGCGGCGACGGCGATTTATGTGCTGGGGGCGTTCGTGCCGGCGCGGGGGTTATGGAGCGCGTTGGCGGCTGGCGCGATGCTGTTGGCGGCGCTGCTCTTGGCGCGGGGCGGAGTGGCGTCGACCAGTGGGGCGGTGGCGACCGATCTGTTGGCGCAGTATGGCCGCTGGTTGGGGCTGGGATCGGGCCTGTTGCTGGTGATGATGGGCGCGCGGCAGTCGGCGCCAGGATACGGGTCTGAGATGACCGGTTCGTTGGTGCTGGCCACCAGCGGACTGATGTTGGCCGCGGTGGGCAACGACCTGGTGCTGTTGTTCTTGGGGCTGGAGATGATTTCGATCCCGACGTACGTGCTGCTGTACCTGGGCCGTCCCGGCGATCGCGGCAAGGAAGCGGCGGCGAAGTACTTTTTTCTTTCGATCCTGTCGAGCGCCGTGTTGTTGTACGGTTTCAGTTGGCTGTATGGGATGGGGGGCGCGACGCAACTGCCGGTGATTCAGGCGGCGCTGCTTTCGCATTCGCCCGACGTGGGGCTGGCGCGGCTAGGTCCCCTGGCATTGGTGCTGTTGTTTATGGGGCTGGGCTTCAAGATGGCGGCGGCGCCATTTCAGTTTTACGCGCCCGATGTATATCAAGGGACGAGCCACGGCAACGCCGCGCTCTTGTCGGTGCTGCCGAAAGCAGCGGGTCTGATCGTGCTGGTGCGCCTGGTGGCGGTCGCCATGCCGGGGCAGGAAAGGACCGCCTGGCATCTGGCGATGGCGCTGGGCGCCTTGAGCATGACGGTGGGCAACCTGCTGGCGGTGTGGCAGACGCACGTGCGGCGGCTGATGGCGTATTCGTCGATTGCGCATATCGGCTACATGCTGGTGGGTGTGGCGGCCGGCTTCGCGGCGACGCAAAGCCCGCAGGCGGGCGGCTCCGACGGGTTGGGCGCCATGCTGTTTTATCTGGCGACCTACGCGCTGGCGACGATCGGCACGTTCGCGGCGCTGGCGTACTTGGGAAGCCGCGAGCGCCCGATTGAAACGCTCGACGATCTGGCCGGGCTGGGTTGGAAGTATCCGATCGTTGGTCTGTCGATGGGGATCTTCATGTTCAGTCTGGCGGGCATCCCGATCTTCGCCGGCTTCTGGGGGAAGCTGACGGTGTTCTTTGCCGCGCTGCGCGTGGCCGAGGCGCCGGGGGACGCGGCGCTGCGCGGTTGGTTTTTGGCGCTGGTGGTGCTGGGCGCGCTGAACGCGGCGGTGGGGGCGTTTTACTATCTGCGGGTGATCGGCGCGATGGTGTTTCGCGAACCCGCGACCGAGCGCAGCGCCGGCGGCGGACTGGCCGCCTGGGGCGCGGCGGTGGCGTGCGCAGCGCTGGTGTTAGCGATCGGCATCTTGCCCGGTCCGCTGTTGCGCGAGTCGCAAAAGGCCGCGAATCTGGGCACGCCACGACCGGCGGGCACGGTGGTCGCGGGCGCTGTGGCGACGGTGGCGGAACGTGCGCGCTGA